Proteins encoded by one window of Streptomyces sp. ALI-76-A:
- a CDS encoding MMPL family transporter translates to MAALARWCVRRRLLVVLLWLLTLGSVTAAAAVAGSAYSNDYEVPGTESGRATQLLHDGFRGLGGDSGTVVWHATSGTVRAAAVEQAMTRALDEIAGLPGVAAVAGPYDGQGAGRISEDRRTAYATVTFDDPADEIDVTEVRAVVEAAEAAEAAAGADGLRVELGGSAVALTESSGGHLAEVAGVVVAAVVLFLAFGSLAASLLPIATALVSVGTAYAGIVLLGHAMTVADFAPMLGLLIGLGVGIDYALFIVTRHRRGLKRGLSVTEAAVNAVATTGRAVVFAGATVCIALLGMLILRLGFLNGVAIAASLTVVLTVAASVTLLPALLSLIAERALSRRERRHLAEDGPEPELPTGFAARWSALVERHPKLLGTLALAVITVLALPTFSLHLGTSDQGNNARTSTTRQAYDLLADGFGPGVNGPLTLVTEVGGAEDKLALDNLDATVRSTEGVASVTPVTYAAGGDTGYFTVVPESSPQSRGTSDLVDRLRAEVLPRAEAGTSLDVQVGGVTAGHDDFADVIVGKLPVFVGVVIGLGSLLLLLAFRSVGIPLKAAAMNVAAVAAAFGVVVAVFQWGWGSDLLGLGRAGPIEPFLPVIMVSVLFGLSMDYQVFLVSRMYEEWLETGDNRRAVRVGLAETSRVINSAAVIMISVFLAFVLSGDRVIAMFGIALAAAVALDAFVLRTLLVPALMHLLGGANWWLPRWLDRRMPRISIEPPESRAAHERLAAATDAEAADVLARERRRDVRDISG, encoded by the coding sequence GTGGCAGCCCTCGCACGCTGGTGTGTCCGGCGACGCCTTCTCGTCGTCCTGCTGTGGCTCCTCACTCTCGGTTCGGTGACCGCGGCCGCCGCCGTCGCCGGCTCCGCCTACTCGAACGACTACGAGGTACCCGGCACCGAGTCGGGCCGCGCCACCCAGCTGCTGCACGACGGTTTCCGGGGCCTCGGCGGCGACAGCGGCACCGTCGTCTGGCACGCCACGTCCGGCACCGTCCGCGCCGCCGCCGTCGAACAGGCCATGACCCGCGCCCTGGACGAGATAGCCGGCCTGCCCGGCGTGGCCGCCGTGGCCGGTCCGTACGACGGGCAGGGCGCGGGCCGGATCAGCGAGGACAGGCGCACGGCGTACGCCACCGTCACCTTCGACGACCCGGCCGACGAGATCGACGTCACCGAGGTGCGGGCCGTGGTGGAGGCGGCCGAGGCCGCCGAGGCCGCCGCCGGGGCCGACGGGCTGCGGGTGGAGCTGGGCGGGAGCGCCGTCGCGCTCACCGAGTCGTCCGGCGGGCACCTCGCCGAGGTGGCCGGCGTGGTCGTCGCCGCGGTCGTGCTGTTCCTCGCCTTCGGCTCGCTCGCCGCCTCGCTGCTGCCCATCGCCACCGCGCTGGTGAGCGTCGGGACCGCGTACGCGGGGATCGTGCTGCTCGGGCACGCCATGACCGTGGCGGACTTCGCGCCCATGCTCGGACTGCTGATCGGGCTCGGCGTCGGCATCGACTACGCGCTGTTCATCGTCACCAGACACCGGCGCGGTCTCAAACGCGGGCTGTCCGTCACGGAGGCGGCCGTCAACGCCGTCGCCACCACCGGACGAGCCGTCGTCTTCGCGGGTGCCACCGTCTGCATCGCGCTGCTGGGGATGCTGATCCTCCGGCTCGGTTTCCTCAACGGCGTGGCGATAGCCGCCTCGCTGACCGTCGTCCTCACCGTCGCGGCGTCCGTGACCCTGCTGCCCGCCCTGCTGTCCCTCATCGCGGAGCGCGCCCTGAGCCGGCGCGAGCGGCGCCACCTCGCCGAGGACGGGCCCGAGCCCGAGCTGCCCACCGGGTTCGCCGCCCGCTGGTCGGCGTTGGTCGAGCGGCACCCCAAGCTGCTCGGCACCCTCGCCCTGGCCGTCATCACCGTTCTCGCCCTGCCCACCTTCTCCCTCCACCTGGGCACCTCCGACCAGGGCAACAACGCGCGGACGTCGACCACCCGCCAGGCGTACGACCTTCTCGCGGACGGGTTCGGCCCCGGTGTGAACGGTCCGCTCACCCTCGTCACCGAGGTCGGCGGCGCCGAGGACAAGCTCGCCCTGGACAACCTCGACGCGACGGTCCGGTCCACCGAGGGCGTGGCGTCGGTGACACCGGTGACGTACGCCGCCGGCGGCGACACCGGGTACTTCACGGTCGTCCCGGAGTCTTCCCCGCAGTCGCGCGGCACCAGTGACCTCGTCGACCGGCTGCGCGCCGAGGTCCTGCCGCGCGCGGAGGCCGGCACCTCCCTGGACGTGCAGGTCGGCGGGGTGACGGCCGGCCACGACGATTTCGCCGACGTCATCGTCGGCAAGCTGCCCGTGTTCGTCGGCGTGGTCATCGGCCTGGGCTCGCTGCTGCTCCTGCTCGCCTTCCGGTCCGTCGGCATCCCGCTGAAGGCCGCCGCGATGAACGTGGCCGCCGTCGCCGCCGCCTTCGGTGTCGTCGTCGCGGTCTTCCAGTGGGGCTGGGGGAGCGACCTGCTCGGCCTCGGGCGGGCGGGCCCGATCGAGCCCTTCCTGCCGGTGATCATGGTGTCCGTCCTCTTCGGGCTCTCCATGGACTACCAGGTGTTCCTGGTCAGCCGGATGTACGAGGAGTGGCTGGAGACCGGCGACAACCGGCGGGCGGTGCGCGTGGGGCTCGCCGAGACCAGCCGGGTGATCAACTCCGCCGCGGTCATCATGATCTCCGTCTTCCTCGCCTTCGTGCTCAGCGGCGACCGTGTGATCGCCATGTTCGGGATCGCGCTGGCCGCCGCCGTCGCCCTGGACGCCTTCGTGCTGCGTACGCTGCTGGTGCCGGCCCTGATGCATCTGCTCGGCGGTGCCAACTGGTGGCTCCCGCGCTGGCTGGACCGCCGGATGCCCCGCATCAGCATCGAGCCGCCGGAGTCCCGCGCCGCCCATGAGAGGCTGGCCGCTGCGACGGACGCCGAGGCGGCGGACGTACTGGCGAGGGAGCGGCGACGGGATGTACGCGACATCTCCGGGTGA
- a CDS encoding PQQ-dependent sugar dehydrogenase has translation MSAVLAAAALLLTAGCSSEGGGGGSPSVGGSTAPVPTASGSSPTEQAAERTPPAKGSVKVLRTVAEGLSTPWGVAPLPEGDLLVSSRDEATITRVDGASGKKTELGEVPGVSPAGEGGLMGLALSPDYASDHMVYAYFTSASDNRVVRMLYDERKPAGEQLGAPDTIFKGIPKGYIHNGGRIAFGPDKMLYAGTGESGDTGLSQDTKSPGGKILRMTPEGEPAPGNPFPDSAVYSYGHRNVQGLAWDDKQRLFAAEFGQDTWDELNAIEPGGNYGWPEAEGTSDDAEYRDPTAQWGTDDASPSGIAYAEGSVWMAGLKGQRLWRVPLNGTEASADPQAFLESEYGRLRTVVSAGGDKLWLVTSNTDGRGDPRDGDDRILEIQVS, from the coding sequence GTGTCGGCCGTGCTGGCCGCGGCCGCGCTCCTGCTGACGGCGGGCTGCTCCTCCGAAGGCGGGGGCGGTGGATCGCCGTCCGTCGGCGGAAGCACGGCACCCGTCCCCACGGCGTCCGGGTCGTCGCCCACCGAGCAGGCCGCCGAGCGGACCCCTCCCGCCAAGGGCTCGGTGAAGGTGCTCCGCACCGTCGCCGAGGGCCTGAGCACCCCGTGGGGCGTGGCCCCGCTGCCGGAGGGCGACCTGCTGGTCTCCTCCCGCGACGAGGCCACGATCACGCGGGTCGACGGGGCGTCGGGCAAGAAGACCGAGCTGGGCGAGGTGCCGGGGGTCTCACCGGCCGGCGAGGGCGGCCTCATGGGCCTCGCGCTCTCCCCGGACTACGCCTCGGACCACATGGTCTACGCGTACTTCACTTCGGCCTCCGACAACCGCGTCGTGCGGATGCTGTACGACGAGAGGAAACCGGCCGGGGAGCAGCTGGGCGCCCCCGACACGATCTTCAAGGGCATCCCCAAGGGCTACATCCACAACGGAGGCCGGATCGCCTTCGGCCCGGACAAGATGCTGTACGCGGGCACGGGCGAGAGCGGTGACACGGGCCTGTCCCAGGACACCAAGTCCCCGGGCGGCAAGATCCTGCGCATGACCCCGGAGGGCGAGCCGGCGCCGGGCAACCCCTTCCCGGACTCCGCCGTGTACTCGTACGGCCACCGCAATGTGCAGGGCCTCGCCTGGGACGACAAGCAACGCCTGTTCGCCGCGGAGTTCGGGCAGGACACCTGGGACGAGCTGAACGCGATCGAGCCGGGCGGCAACTACGGCTGGCCGGAGGCCGAGGGCACGTCGGACGACGCCGAGTACCGCGATCCGACAGCCCAGTGGGGCACGGACGACGCCTCGCCCAGCGGCATCGCCTACGCCGAGGGTTCCGTCTGGATGGCGGGCCTGAAGGGTCAGCGCCTGTGGCGGGTCCCCCTGAACGGCACGGAGGCCTCGGCCGACCCGCAGGCCTTCCTCGAGAGCGAGTACGGCCGGCTGCGCACGGTGGTGTCGGCGGGCGGCGACAAGCTGTGGCTGGTGACCAGCAACACGGACGGCCGGGGAGACCCGAGGGACGGGGACGACCGGATCCTGGAGATACAGGTCAGCTAG
- the gatC gene encoding Asp-tRNA(Asn)/Glu-tRNA(Gln) amidotransferase subunit GatC, with protein MPGITREEVAHLARLARLELKPEELDHFAGQLDDIIGAVARVSEVADQDVPPTSHPLPLTNVMRADEVRPSLTPEQALSGAPAQEQQRFKVPQILGED; from the coding sequence ATGCCTGGCATCACGCGCGAGGAGGTCGCCCACCTCGCCCGACTGGCGCGTCTGGAGCTGAAGCCCGAAGAGCTCGACCACTTCGCGGGACAGCTGGACGACATCATCGGCGCGGTCGCCCGCGTCAGCGAGGTCGCCGACCAAGACGTACCGCCGACCTCGCACCCGCTCCCGCTGACGAACGTCATGCGGGCGGACGAGGTCCGTCCGTCGCTCACCCCCGAGCAGGCGCTCTCCGGCGCCCCGGCCCAGGAGCAGCAGCGTTTCAAGGTGCCGCAGATCCTGGGGGAGGACTAA
- a CDS encoding DUF6191 domain-containing protein, with the protein MFNMFEELFAPGRKHTRDEQNRLELTREDVGDGDPGRGPIDLTSGKVVVRPQQPDEEESSPE; encoded by the coding sequence GTGTTCAACATGTTCGAGGAACTGTTCGCACCCGGCCGCAAGCACACCCGCGACGAGCAGAACCGGCTGGAGCTGACCCGCGAGGACGTCGGGGACGGCGACCCCGGACGCGGACCGATAGACCTCACGTCCGGAAAGGTCGTCGTACGACCGCAGCAGCCGGACGAGGAGGAGTCCTCGCCGGAGTGA
- a CDS encoding methyltransferase domain-containing protein, whose amino-acid sequence MSDITSRTSNDDLTSRLTHPRYPRSNRYDARWTVENQMGPHALWLLEWLAPALGLDALPSGARVLDLGCGRAMTSVFLAREYDVQVTAADLWVKPDENAVRVAAAGVADRVLPVHAEAHDLPFAEGSFDAIVSIDAYQYFGTDDLYLPTLTRLLKPGGRIGVVVPALREEPEGTEPPEHLTPWWEPDFWCFHTADWWRRHWTRSGAVEVEAADWLPDGWKDWLLWCEVVAEESPEEFHRRMAREVGEMVRVDEGRSLGFVRAVGRRP is encoded by the coding sequence ATGTCCGACATCACTTCCAGGACCTCGAACGACGATCTGACTAGCCGCCTGACCCACCCCCGCTACCCGCGCAGCAACCGCTACGACGCCCGCTGGACCGTCGAGAACCAGATGGGCCCGCACGCGCTGTGGCTGCTGGAGTGGCTGGCCCCCGCCCTCGGCCTGGACGCGCTGCCCTCCGGCGCCCGGGTCCTCGACCTGGGCTGCGGCCGGGCGATGACCTCGGTCTTCCTCGCCAGGGAGTACGACGTCCAGGTCACCGCGGCCGACCTGTGGGTCAAGCCCGACGAGAACGCCGTACGCGTCGCGGCGGCGGGCGTCGCCGACCGGGTGCTGCCGGTGCACGCCGAGGCGCACGACCTGCCCTTCGCCGAGGGCAGCTTCGACGCGATCGTGTCGATCGACGCGTACCAGTACTTCGGTACCGACGACCTGTACCTGCCCACCCTGACCCGGCTGCTCAAGCCGGGCGGGCGGATCGGCGTCGTCGTCCCCGCGCTGCGGGAGGAGCCCGAGGGCACCGAGCCGCCGGAGCACCTCACGCCGTGGTGGGAGCCCGACTTCTGGTGCTTCCACACCGCCGACTGGTGGCGGCGCCACTGGACGCGCAGCGGGGCAGTGGAGGTCGAGGCGGCCGACTGGCTGCCGGACGGCTGGAAGGACTGGCTGCTGTGGTGCGAGGTGGTCGCCGAGGAGAGCCCGGAGGAGTTCCACCGGCGCATGGCCCGTGAGGTCGGCGAGATGGTGCGCGTCGACGAGGGCCGCTCGCTGGGCTTCGTACGGGCCGTCGGCCGCCGTCCGTGA
- the gatA gene encoding Asp-tRNA(Asn)/Glu-tRNA(Gln) amidotransferase subunit GatA, protein MTDNVIIKLTAAETAAKIASGELTAVEVTEAHLARIEAVDEKVHAFLHVDREGALAQARAVDEKRARGEKLGPLAGVPLALKDIFTTEGVPTTVGSKMLEGWIPPYDATVTQRLKAADVVILGKTNMDEFAMGSSTENSAYGPTGNPWDLTRIPGGSGGGSSAALASFQAPLAIGTDTGGSIRQPAAVTGTVGVKPTYGAVSRYGMVAFSSSLDQGGPCARTVLDAALLHEVIAGHDPLDSTSVDAPVPPVVEAARNGSVEGMRVGVVKQFRGEGYQAGVIQRFDESVALLKELGAEIVELDCPSFDLALSAYYLIAPSECSSNLARFDGLRYGLRTGDDGTHSAEEVTSLTREAGFGPEVKRRIMLGTYALSSGYYDAYYGSAQKVRTLITQDFEKAFERVDVIVSPTTPTTAFPIGERADDPMAMYLADLCTIPTNLAGNAAMSLPCGLAPEDNLPVGLQIIAPALKDDRLYKVGAAVEAAFVERWGHPLIEEAPSL, encoded by the coding sequence ATGACGGACAACGTCATCATCAAGCTCACGGCGGCCGAGACCGCCGCGAAGATCGCCTCCGGCGAGCTCACCGCGGTCGAGGTCACCGAGGCCCACCTGGCCCGCATCGAGGCCGTCGACGAGAAGGTGCACGCCTTCCTGCACGTCGACCGCGAGGGCGCTCTCGCGCAGGCCCGCGCCGTCGACGAGAAGCGGGCCAGGGGCGAGAAGCTCGGCCCGCTGGCCGGCGTCCCCCTCGCGCTCAAGGACATCTTCACCACCGAGGGCGTGCCCACGACCGTCGGTTCGAAGATGCTCGAGGGCTGGATCCCGCCGTACGACGCGACCGTCACCCAGAGGCTGAAGGCCGCCGACGTCGTCATCCTCGGCAAGACCAACATGGACGAGTTCGCCATGGGGTCGTCGACGGAGAACAGCGCCTACGGCCCGACCGGCAACCCCTGGGACCTCACCAGGATCCCCGGCGGCTCCGGCGGCGGTTCCTCCGCCGCGCTCGCCTCCTTCCAGGCGCCGCTGGCCATCGGCACCGACACCGGCGGCTCCATCCGCCAGCCGGCCGCCGTCACCGGCACGGTCGGCGTGAAGCCCACGTACGGGGCGGTCTCCCGCTACGGCATGGTCGCCTTCTCCTCCTCCCTCGACCAGGGCGGGCCCTGCGCCCGTACGGTTCTGGACGCGGCCCTGCTGCACGAGGTCATCGCCGGGCACGACCCGCTGGACTCCACCTCCGTCGACGCCCCGGTCCCGCCGGTCGTCGAGGCCGCCCGCAACGGCAGCGTCGAGGGCATGCGCGTCGGCGTGGTCAAGCAGTTCCGCGGTGAGGGCTACCAGGCCGGCGTCATCCAGCGGTTCGACGAGTCCGTCGCGCTGCTCAAGGAGCTGGGCGCCGAGATCGTCGAGCTGGACTGCCCGTCCTTCGACCTCGCCCTGTCCGCGTACTACCTGATCGCGCCGTCCGAGTGCTCGTCCAACCTCGCCCGCTTCGACGGCCTGCGCTACGGCCTGCGGACCGGCGACGACGGCACGCACTCGGCCGAGGAGGTCACCTCCCTCACCCGTGAGGCGGGCTTCGGCCCCGAGGTCAAGCGCCGCATCATGCTCGGCACGTACGCGCTCAGCTCCGGCTACTACGACGCGTACTACGGCAGCGCCCAGAAGGTCCGCACGCTCATCACGCAGGACTTCGAGAAGGCGTTCGAGCGGGTGGACGTCATCGTCTCGCCGACCACGCCGACCACCGCCTTCCCGATCGGCGAGCGCGCCGACGACCCGATGGCGATGTACCTCGCGGACCTGTGCACCATCCCGACCAACCTGGCGGGCAACGCGGCCATGTCGCTGCCCTGCGGTCTCGCCCCGGAGGACAACCTCCCGGTCGGGCTGCAGATCATCGCCCCCGCGCTGAAGGACGACCGCCTTTACAAGGTCGGCGCCGCCGTCGAGGCCGCCTTCGTGGAAAGGTGGGGTCACCCGCTGATCGAGGAGGCTCCGTCGCTGTGA
- the gatB gene encoding Asp-tRNA(Asn)/Glu-tRNA(Gln) amidotransferase subunit GatB, whose product MTTTTDLVSYEDALASYDPVMGLEVHVELGTRTKMFCGCSTELGAEPNSQTCPVCLGLPGALPVVNATGVESAIRIGLALNCEIAEWCRFARKNYFYPDMPKNFQTSQYDEPIAFNGYLDVQLEDGETFRVEIERAHMEEDTGKSMHVGGATGRIHGASHSLLDYNRAGIPLIEIVTKPIEGAGERAPEVAKAYVRELREVIKALGVSEARMEMGQMRCDVNLSLRPHGREKFGTRSETKNVNSLRSVERAARFEIQRHAAVLNGGGTIIQETRHFHEDTGSTTSGRVKEEAEDYRYFPEPDLVPVAPTRAWVEEIRSGLPELPLVRRNRLREEWGISGNEMQSILNAGALEPIVATIDAGADAASARKWWMGELARSANESGTSLDELAITPEQVARVSELVASGDLNDKLARQVIEGVLAGEGTPDEVVDKRGLKVVSDEGALTTAVEEAIAGNPAIADKIRGGKVAAAGALVGAVMKATRGQADAARVKELILEKLGVSEG is encoded by the coding sequence GTGACCACCACGACCGACCTGGTGTCGTACGAGGACGCGCTGGCGTCGTACGACCCCGTCATGGGCCTCGAGGTCCATGTCGAACTCGGCACCAGGACGAAGATGTTCTGCGGCTGTTCGACCGAGCTGGGCGCCGAGCCCAACTCCCAGACCTGCCCCGTCTGCCTCGGCCTGCCCGGCGCGCTCCCGGTCGTCAACGCGACCGGCGTCGAGTCCGCGATCAGGATCGGTCTCGCGCTGAACTGCGAGATCGCCGAGTGGTGCCGCTTCGCCCGGAAGAACTACTTCTATCCGGACATGCCGAAGAACTTCCAGACCTCCCAGTACGACGAGCCGATCGCCTTCAACGGCTACCTCGACGTGCAGCTGGAGGACGGCGAGACCTTCCGCGTGGAGATCGAGCGCGCCCACATGGAGGAGGACACCGGCAAGTCCATGCACGTCGGTGGCGCGACGGGCCGTATCCACGGCGCCTCGCACTCGCTGCTCGACTACAACCGCGCCGGCATCCCGCTCATCGAGATCGTCACCAAGCCGATCGAGGGCGCGGGTGAGCGTGCCCCCGAGGTGGCCAAGGCGTACGTCCGTGAGCTGCGCGAGGTCATCAAGGCGCTCGGCGTCTCCGAGGCCCGGATGGAGATGGGCCAGATGCGCTGCGACGTGAACCTGTCGCTGCGCCCGCACGGCCGGGAGAAGTTCGGCACGCGGTCCGAGACGAAGAACGTCAACTCGCTGCGGTCCGTGGAGCGCGCGGCCCGTTTCGAGATCCAGCGCCACGCGGCCGTGCTGAACGGCGGCGGCACGATCATCCAGGAGACCCGGCACTTCCACGAGGACACCGGGTCGACCACCTCGGGCCGCGTGAAGGAGGAGGCCGAGGACTACCGGTACTTCCCCGAGCCGGACCTGGTGCCGGTGGCCCCGACGCGCGCGTGGGTCGAGGAGATCAGGTCGGGTCTGCCCGAGCTGCCGCTGGTCCGCCGCAACCGCCTGCGCGAGGAGTGGGGGATCAGCGGTAACGAGATGCAGTCGATCCTCAACGCGGGCGCGCTGGAGCCGATCGTCGCCACGATCGACGCCGGTGCCGACGCGGCCTCCGCCCGCAAGTGGTGGATGGGTGAACTCGCCCGCAGCGCCAACGAGTCGGGCACGTCCCTGGACGAGCTGGCGATCACGCCGGAGCAGGTCGCCCGGGTCAGCGAGCTGGTGGCCTCCGGCGACCTGAACGACAAGCTGGCCCGCCAGGTCATCGAAGGCGTCCTCGCGGGCGAGGGCACCCCGGACGAGGTCGTCGACAAGCGCGGTCTGAAGGTCGTCTCCGACGAGGGCGCCCTCACCACCGCCGTCGAGGAGGCCATCGCCGGCAATCCGGCCATCGCGGACAAGATCCGCGGCGGCAAGGTGGCGGCGGCCGGCGCCCTGGTCGGCGCGGTCATGAAGGCCACGCGCGGTCAGGCGGACGCTGCCCGGGTCAAGGAACTGATCCTGGAGAAGCTGGGCGTCAGCGAGGGCTGA
- a CDS encoding helix-turn-helix transcriptional regulator, protein MLGPVETRSVSPVFIGRADELDTLNDALVRAAAGEPQALLLGGEAGVGKTRLVEEFATAACRRGAVVALGGCVEIGADGLPFAPFSTALRALRRELPDELAAAAAGQEEELARLLPELGETVSGRHDEEGMARLFELTARLLERVAADRTVVVALEDLHWADASTRHLLAYLFRTLRTGRLVVLATYRADDIHRRHPLRPLLAELDRLRTVRRLELGRFNRAEVGRQIAGILAHEPDPAQVDDIFERSDGNAFFVEELAVAAHEGCRTGLTDSLRDLLLVRVESLPESAQRVARIVAEGGSTVEYRLLAAVARLAEDDLIEALRAAVGANILLAAPDGDGYRFRHSLVREAVSDDLLPGERSRLNRRCAEALEADPTLVPADERVMRLASYWYHAHDAAKALPAVLDASVTARRRHAYSEQLRLLERAMELWDTAPEDVRARLRPVDYTEVYPPGGCDPATTPLGYLDLMAEAAVAGRLCGERERALKIIKRALRLLDEEGDPLRAAWFWVQRSRLVQAQARGDGWQELATAQDLVRGLPPSEVHAEVLSTVASWAMLHEPGPDACSAAERAVEYARMVGAREIELNARLTVGCLMVDAGDVEAGLAELYEVKERAVEEGMTYVAGRAHINLPSELEAVGRSREAVPILEAGLAFTRRFGLLDSEAWVWGNLSDSLYSLGRWDAAAEAAENALRVGHSAKPQGSGALRLANLALVRGDVAGAAAHLATARTYYGTHDPTPQQALPLARIVIGVAVGEGRLHDARAELDQVLAAGFPPGTQRYGWPLLLAAAQAEADARDLPAAQPDRPAVLDRIHTAAKNVTTGAPVWLAVEKWLRAEVRRAEGQDTPELWSEVVTAFEPLEHPYDLARVRYRLAESLLAGGGEPERARVTELLRLTHTVAEHLGARPLAASAARLAQRARLPLTGTRALSGGTGGGAETGTPDDPARALGLTGRERDVLRLVSAGRTNRQIAEELFISPKTASVHVSNILAKLGVSGRGEAAAVAHQLGLFPAGVSRVPAQG, encoded by the coding sequence ATGCTCGGGCCTGTGGAGACCAGGTCCGTCAGTCCCGTGTTCATCGGTCGCGCCGACGAGTTGGACACGTTGAACGACGCGCTCGTCCGTGCCGCCGCGGGCGAGCCGCAGGCGTTACTGCTGGGCGGCGAGGCCGGGGTCGGCAAGACCCGCCTCGTCGAGGAGTTCGCCACCGCGGCCTGCCGCCGCGGTGCCGTCGTCGCGCTCGGCGGCTGCGTCGAGATCGGCGCCGACGGACTGCCGTTCGCCCCCTTCTCCACCGCCCTGCGCGCGCTGCGCCGCGAACTGCCCGACGAACTCGCCGCCGCGGCCGCCGGCCAGGAGGAGGAACTGGCCCGCCTGTTGCCGGAACTGGGCGAGACGGTCTCCGGACGGCACGACGAGGAGGGCATGGCCCGCCTCTTCGAACTCACCGCCCGGCTGCTGGAACGCGTCGCCGCCGACCGCACCGTCGTCGTCGCCCTGGAGGACCTGCACTGGGCCGACGCCTCCACCCGGCACCTCCTCGCCTACCTCTTCCGCACCCTGCGGACCGGCCGCCTCGTCGTCCTCGCCACCTACCGCGCCGACGACATCCACCGCCGCCACCCGTTGCGCCCCCTGCTCGCCGAACTCGACCGGCTGCGCACCGTCCGCCGCCTCGAACTCGGCCGCTTCAACCGCGCCGAGGTCGGCCGCCAGATCGCCGGCATCCTCGCCCACGAACCCGACCCGGCCCAGGTCGACGACATCTTCGAACGCTCCGACGGCAACGCCTTCTTCGTCGAGGAACTCGCCGTCGCCGCCCACGAGGGCTGCCGCACCGGCCTCACCGACTCCCTGCGCGACCTGCTCCTGGTACGCGTCGAGTCACTGCCCGAGAGCGCCCAGCGAGTCGCCCGGATCGTCGCCGAGGGCGGCTCCACCGTCGAGTACCGGCTGCTCGCCGCCGTCGCCCGGCTCGCCGAGGACGACCTCATCGAGGCACTGCGGGCCGCCGTGGGCGCCAACATCCTGCTCGCCGCGCCCGACGGCGACGGCTACCGCTTCCGCCACTCCCTGGTCCGCGAGGCCGTCAGCGACGATCTGCTGCCCGGCGAACGCTCCCGCCTCAACCGCCGCTGCGCCGAGGCCCTGGAAGCCGACCCCACCCTCGTCCCCGCCGACGAACGCGTGATGCGCCTGGCCAGCTACTGGTACCACGCCCACGACGCAGCCAAGGCCCTGCCCGCCGTCCTGGACGCCTCCGTCACCGCCCGCCGCCGGCACGCCTACTCCGAGCAACTGCGGCTGCTGGAACGCGCGATGGAACTGTGGGACACCGCACCCGAGGACGTCCGCGCGCGCCTGCGCCCCGTCGACTACACCGAGGTCTACCCGCCCGGCGGCTGTGACCCCGCGACCACCCCGCTCGGCTATCTCGACCTGATGGCGGAGGCCGCCGTCGCCGGACGGCTGTGCGGCGAACGCGAACGCGCCCTGAAGATCATCAAGCGGGCGCTGCGCCTGCTCGACGAGGAGGGGGACCCGCTGCGCGCCGCCTGGTTCTGGGTCCAGCGCTCCCGGCTGGTCCAGGCCCAGGCCCGCGGTGACGGCTGGCAGGAACTGGCCACCGCCCAGGACCTCGTCCGCGGGCTGCCGCCGTCCGAGGTGCACGCCGAGGTGCTGTCCACCGTGGCCAGCTGGGCGATGCTGCACGAACCAGGCCCGGACGCCTGCTCCGCCGCCGAGCGGGCGGTCGAGTACGCCCGCATGGTCGGCGCCCGGGAGATCGAGCTGAACGCCCGCCTCACCGTCGGCTGCCTGATGGTCGACGCGGGCGACGTGGAGGCCGGGCTCGCCGAGTTGTACGAGGTCAAGGAGCGGGCCGTCGAGGAGGGCATGACGTATGTGGCCGGCCGCGCCCACATCAACCTGCCCTCGGAACTGGAGGCCGTCGGCCGCTCCCGGGAGGCGGTGCCCATCCTGGAGGCGGGCCTCGCCTTCACCCGCAGGTTCGGCCTGCTGGACTCCGAGGCGTGGGTGTGGGGCAACCTGTCCGACTCGCTGTACTCGCTGGGCCGTTGGGACGCCGCCGCCGAGGCCGCGGAGAACGCCCTGCGGGTCGGGCACAGCGCCAAACCCCAGGGCTCCGGCGCGCTGCGTCTGGCCAACCTCGCCCTCGTCCGGGGCGACGTGGCCGGTGCCGCCGCGCATCTGGCCACCGCCCGGACCTATTACGGCACCCACGACCCCACGCCGCAGCAGGCACTGCCGCTCGCCCGCATCGTGATCGGCGTGGCCGTGGGGGAGGGCCGCCTGCACGACGCCCGCGCCGAACTGGACCAGGTCCTGGCCGCCGGCTTCCCGCCCGGCACCCAGCGGTACGGCTGGCCGCTCCTGCTGGCCGCCGCCCAGGCCGAGGCCGACGCCCGCGACCTGCCGGCCGCCCAGCCGGACCGGCCCGCCGTCCTGGACCGGATCCACACGGCCGCCAAGAACGTCACCACCGGCGCGCCCGTGTGGCTCGCCGTCGAGAAGTGGCTCCGCGCCGAGGTCCGCCGCGCCGAGGGCCAGGACACCCCCGAACTGTGGTCGGAGGTGGTCACCGCCTTCGAGCCCCTGGAACACCCCTACGATCTCGCCCGCGTCCGGTACCGGCTGGCCGAGTCCCTGCTGGCCGGCGGCGGGGAGCCCGAGCGCGCCCGGGTCACGGAACTGCTCCGCCTCACCCACACCGTCGCCGAGCACCTCGGCGCGCGCCCCCTCGCCGCATCCGCCGCCCGCCTGGCCCAGCGCGCCCGCCTGCCCCTGACCGGCACCCGCGCCCTGAGCGGCGGGACCGGTGGCGGGGCGGAGACCGGCACCCCGGACGACCCGGCCCGCGCCCTCGGCCTCACCGGCCGGGAACGCGACGTCCTGCGCCTGGTCTCCGCCGGCCGCACCAACCGCCAGATAGCCGAGGAACTGTTCATCTCGCCGAAGACGGCCAGCGTCCACGTCTCGAACATCCTCGCCAAGCTCGGCGTCTCGGGCCGGGGCGAGGCGGCGGCGGTGGCGCATCAGCTGGGGCTGTTCCCGGCCGGGGTCTCCCGGGTACCGGCGCAGGGATGA